The following DNA comes from Ammospiza caudacuta isolate bAmmCau1 chromosome 7, bAmmCau1.pri, whole genome shotgun sequence.
AGAGCTCCTTTATTAttgattctttttttattcttaatttaGTAAgcttttgaaactttttctttctatttttattagcatagtaataatgtaatatatactataaaataataaatcaactttctgaacatgaagtcaacattctcgtctctcaCCCTAGAAAACCCTTGCAAACCCTGTAACAAGGTTATATGTTGTTGTGAGTATTCTTGGCTCTCATTTGTAGTTATTCCTTTTGTCctcaattttcatttaaatatacTTCTCTTACATTAAATTCTTACTGAAAAAAGAATTTGGCTCTGTTGCCAACTTGTTCTTTTTTCCCATGGAATCCAAATGTtataatttacttttcttttttcttttacttgctttttgtttaaatatactACATTCATATCTGTAAGCACGCTTTGATTTTTGCATTGATCTTTGTAAGGGGAAATAGCTGCTGAGTGTAAATGTTGAACTGTAAACAAAAAGCTCCAGGACCTCCAGGTAATATCTCTTCAAAGCTTACTGTGGAGACTGGCAGCCATTGATTGGATCTTCTCTGTTGAGTGGTTATGCACAAAAAAGTCATTACCTGGGAGGAGTGGAACAAGGAAAGAGGAGCAGAGTAAAAACAATGAATAATAAAGCTGTGCCCTGATTATTGCTTGCCTGGAAGGTTTGCAGGTAGAGCAGGggtggcagcagagctcctTTAGCTGGGGGTTGCTAGGGCTGAACGTTTCTGATCAGGGCAGGTTGGACTCTGTGGTTAATGTGTGACTGGTTCATGTGGTGTTCGTGATGCAGCTGACAGGCCTTGCcataaatcacagaattgtcTTTAATTGATCTTTCTTTTCAAAGGGATCATGAAAACTGAATCATTTTCCTGTActccaggctgggaggggaccTGATGTTGGTACAGAAAACCTTCCCCACTGCCACGTGTACTTCACATCCCTTTGAAAAGGCTCgttctgcagcctttcagtGAAACTAAATTTCCTCCACTTCTGTTTTTGCTTGCATGTGATGCCTATCTGAAGAATGTTGTAATAAGATAACATCTACTATTTCCCAGATAACCaaaattcattttcatttatAGAGGCAGAAATACGCATAGCATCAGAAATTTTACTTGTATACAGGAAGAGTTCTGCTGGCATCCAAAGCTGTGGGATTCTGAGTTTGAAAACACTACTACTCAGAGTGCTGCTGTTCAGTTCATTAGTTTCCTGGAATTATTACTGTAGCTATTCTGAAAAGAATAATAAACAGCCCTGGGAGAAATTTAGTGTAACACTGAATATTGCTTTCATGCATGgagaactgatttttttttagcgCTGTTAATTTTGCTGGAgcttgaagatttttttctaacaTATGTTGCAGCTTCATCAGAGTACTGATAAATATTTCAACTACCTTACAGGTCAAAATGTCAGTGCTGGCAAACcttaaaaaatgaatttaacGTATCTAATTCCTTTTCTTGTTGCACTGTTTGTCATAAActggtttctgtttctctgtcCATGGCTGTGTTGGATTTTTGAGCTATGTTGGCTGTTAGGATGCAGCCTGAGAAAAGAAGCACCTGACCTATAGAAATGCTGTGGattgaagaataaaaaataaaagtttcttcagatgacttttttttttttctcttgggtCCTCCATACTATTGAAGGCTGGTGCTATTGTGGACCTTCTGAGAAGAAGCCTTTAAGAAATGAAGGGAGCCTAAGATTGTAGGGGGAATAATTTGAAGACAAAACCACTTGTTTAGCTGTAACAAAATCAGTGGGAAGCTGATGAATACAGTTTACAGAATTCAGAGGGCTGTGAATTTTTGTTGACTATCTAGCTCTTTATTTTTGGAAGGCCTATTGTAGTAGAATATAATTGATTTCAGGGGTTAGTTTTATAAATTGTTGCAGTCAAGGTCATCAGGAATACAAGGACAGTTGGAGTTGCTGTGTTACACTGAGGGTTTACAGTTAAATGAGAATAATAACAGGTAGGTAGCAATGTGGTATTTATTAGCCACATTTTTCACCAGACTTTGGGAGAACATGGTGCACACACATCTCTGAATTCAAAGCTGCAGATGTAATCCAAATTGTCTGAAGCTTGCAGCATTTGCCAAATATGCCTGTGCTAGCTGCAGTCACATGTGGAAAAGGACATGGTTTGTGGCAGAATTGCCTGTCATAAAATACATGTTTGTATTTTCTAGGATCAAGTAGAACACCCTGATTCAGCAGAACTGGCTGGTTGTGCTGCAGTCATCATGAGAAGGCACAGGGTCATTGGTTTCTTAACATATGTGTAAGAAAAAGGTAAGAGGCGAGTTCTGCTTTAGAATATAATGATTCAGAGTTCTGCACCTGAAATGATTTTTATGTATTCTTacagatatatatttatatacatacacCTTCATGTATtcttatatatatttgtatacaTACACCTTTGTGTGTGGATGGATGTCTTATAAAGAAGATGATGGAGTATTTGTAGcaatttgttgttttgttttttactgaAAGTAATTGCCCCATTTTAGAGCAAAGATTGTGTCTTATTTTGTCTGGGAGAGGGGGAAGGCGGGCAAAGTCTTTCTCAGTGTGTGCTGTGGCCAGAACTCATCAGTTCTAAATAAAGCTATTGCTCAACTCAGAACAAAGTGTTCATTGCAGCAGAGGTGCCTGACTCGCAGGGACAGGTAACGCAGATCGCCGAGGGGAGCTGGAACAAGATGTGCCCTTGACCATTGTTTGTTGGGCTTGAAGGAAGTCTTCAGGAGCCCTGGGTCTAATCAGTCTGTCTGTCCAGTCCATCTGTACTGTCTTGCTATgggaaaatggcattttctgGATGTGTGATTTTATCAGGATGAATAAGCAATGTTTGGTTTCAGTTTGATCATGCCCTTTGTGACTTCCATCTTAGGAGCTTTCCATGGGTATTTTTTATGAGGACTGTAATAAACTGAACATTTTGTGTAGTTAGAGATTACTGAAATGTGTAGTTTCACAGTTTGATATTGAAAAAATTGTCTCCACAGGACAGCATGACAGAAAATCCTGAGATCCTATTCTGGCTCTTTACATATTCTCTGGTTTTTGCATCTTTGCTGTGAGGCCAATAGTTGAATGTTAGTATTATTTCCTTTCAGTGCAGTTTTTTATTACAGTGTTTTAATGTGATAATGAGCTGATCATCCACTGTTAAAAGACAAGTCAGTTCCCGTGGTGAAAACATCCCAAGGATAATTTAGGATGTGCAGTGCAGAAGATCGTGGGATACATAATCCCTTATCACAGAGCCCAACACAAATACGAGTCTGGCTGCCTTGCAGGTGTAACACGAGGCCAGTCTCTTGTACAGTTCATTTCCAGGAGCAAACTGGCATGTGGGGTATCTGAGGGGCAGTCTCCAAGGCTAAGCCTCTTTGAAACACCTAATATTAAGGAAGATTTTTCTGTCCTTGTGTCCTTCTTTCCCCCACTATGCAGCTGCAGTCTGTGTTGTGTTTGAATGCTGGGATGCCAAGGGCAGTAATTCTGGGTGGATATAACACACACATTTCTGGTACAGGCACCTTTAAATTTAGACATCAAGGGAGAGTAAAGTAAGCTTCATGGAATGTAAGTTCCTGAGTTTCAGAAATGAAGATGATGATAAGCCCATGTGCTGTTGTTATGAAGAAATTGAGAAGTAAAACACACTTCCTGAATTATGCATGATGTGTGATCCAATAGGAGcttgaaaaaaatctggtttgaCAGACTGCATGTTTTAATTAGCTCCTTGCCCTGAAAGACAGAAGATGACTCTGCAATGGATAACGAGTGATCTTGAGTTCTGGACTTACATACCAGTGGATAGTAACCATTGTAGTAATCTTTTTTGTATACAGAGTTAAACAAAGCATAAAATTTTACTACTTTTTTCCATAATTAGTCTTTCCTGCCAAGTCTTTGCATGGAGGActgtatttttgaaaaaaaaaatctcctgtttTTTACTCATTGCTGGTTTGTGCTTCCTTTTCTTCACACTGGCACAAGATCCTCTCCTTCATATTGTTCATCCCAGTATATAGTAATTTTGGATCTCCTTTTTGGtagcataaaattaccactgaaatttctttctgatttgctcctgtttttattctttttccagAGTCTAAGTGTTGTGTGTTTGCTCATCAGCTTCTCTCCATGCCATGACTCAGGATATTTGGGCAATACTACAGAGTTTCTCAGCTATTAAGGATCCTTGAAAAAATGTCATGCCAACCTTTGTCCTAAGAGAAACTTTGGGATTAGAGTAATTCTAAAAGTCTTCCAAACTTTTACAGTGGTACATGTGAGATGCGGTCAAAAGTCTCAAAAGATCTGTAAAGGAATATGTTTTTTATTTAGCTttgcatttaataaaaatattcaaaataaaattaaattctaaaCCACAGGGAAAACAGCTCCTCAGTTATTATGGCATGCTGTTTTagagcattttattttctattttgatCTTGAGTTGCTGGCTATGGTGAGTTGAAGCATTAAATCTTCACGTGGCAAATACGTGAGTTGCTGACAATCAGGAAGCCTTGCTGATGTCTGTTAGGAACATGAGCTCTCATCCTCCTCTACTGTCAGACAGAGGAGAGGACATTAAGGACTTCTGTGGATTTGGCAGTGTGTTTTGCCCTTGGCAGAAACTTGCAGAAAAGCTTGAGAAGTTGTTGCattcttttatataataataataattttagaTATGAAACCTAAAGATTTGCAGCTGACCTTTTCTGAGAAATACCTACTGCAACAGACAATGAGATCTCATTTAGAGTGGCTGTCATCTTAGTGACTTtgagcttaaaaataaaaggttctCCATATATCCTGGTACATCAGTGAGTGAAATAACAATAGTGATATAAAAGgtcttttctctcttcagttgGAACTCATGAGCACAAAAATTTGTTACGACATTTTTCAGTCTTGCAGTGCCTCACTGACAAATACTCTTTGCATCATTGACTTCAGTAGCAGGACTTTGCCTTGGAATAATTATATATGTCTTCATCAATTGTTTGCTAGGAGCAATGTTACCATTATAATGTAAATTAAATACATTATAAATGGATGTGCAGTCACCTGGTATTTTGTACAAAACAGTGCTACTTTTTGAGACTCCTGAAATACAGCTGGCTATCGAGGTGGGCAGCTTTTCCATTTCTTATGTTATGATCTGTGCACAGTAAATGATATGGCAAATAATCTGTTTTCCTTGCAGAAGGAGTTAATCTAAATTTCCAGAACAGAGGACAAATCTAGGAGTATGTCAGATGACAAGTCTAGTTTATCTTGGAATTATTTTGCAAATAGTCTTTTTTCTGTTGGTGCATGTtagattaattttctttaaaacttgCTTCTGTGCATATCTTTAACACATGCCTTAGTCTAATTATATTAAATAGCAATGTATTTATGTTGTATCATGATCAGCTTTTAAAACAACCATGTATCACATTTTAAGTTGACCTTGAAAATTTGAACTCTGCATTTTGTGATATTTTAATGCACAATCCTTTCCTATCAATAACCTAACTGGAGCTGTTGCCCATAATAAGTGCAAAACTGTTgttctgtaaatatttataatttttgaaTTTGTAAATACGAAATGTTGTAGTAGTGGAAATAAAGGTGGTTGATGTTTTTCTCAAATCCAGATCCTCTGGGGATAGTGGTAAAGTATTGTTTTAAATTGGAAACTTCCTCTAATGTGTTGTATCTCTGGTGGAAAAAAGCAGGTTTTTAATTGAGCTGTCAGGTCTAACACTGCTTCATGCTGCAAAACAAGGTTCTcaccctctcctcctccattGCCTTATTTCACAACAGTGAAAGCCGACTCTGAAGAGAATAAAGCTGTTTTGGATGATGTTCAGAGAACAGATCAAGTCAAGGTCTCTGTGGTTTATAGGTTATGGCACACATTTCCCACCGAAAATGTCTCTGCTGGTAGTGAATGTTTGGAACAAATGAATCAGGGTGTCTTGTTGCTACAAGACTTTGGTAGTGAGGCATCCATGTTACTGCTGTTAGGGCAAAATATTACTTGTTATGTGAAGAGAGTTATGTAAGGATTCAGGCTTGggtttttgctttggttttggtttttttccctcctcattTCTCTCTTGTCAtcttcttttccagcctgagagcATTATCTCTTGATGACACTATTTACTTCTGTGCATTTTGCTGGATTTCCAGTGGCTGCCTTTCGGGGAAACAAGGATTATTAAAGTAGACATTTTAAGAGGTAGCACAATTCAAGCAACACCCATTAAGTCCCTTAACAACTTTTACAAGTATGAAACTTTGAAGCATCTCGAGAGGAATGAGGACTGACACAGAGTACTGCTAGCCTACGGTGCATTAAAAAATCAGAAGCACAGGGAGTTTAAACTCCTTGTTCAAAGCCACATGAAGTAATTGGTGGTAGCAGAGATCTGAAAGTCAGGTCTTGAGACTTTTTTTAGTTGGCCTTTCTGGTTTCTCTaggctggtttttatttttattattttttagacTGGTGTCACAGCAGTTTTGCTTGTACCATTATGGTGATCCTGATAGCCAGACATATTAATGTGAGAGACTGGAGGTAACAAAATCCAAAGCAAGTTTGGGGAAGTTGTTAATCTGAATGAAACAAGTTTAAGCACACAAATGATTTTTATTCCTGGAAAATACTTTTGATTCATGTCTGTGATGTATGTAAAATTTGATTTACAAAGGACTTTTCCCCTTAAATCAGGACAATATGTAAGGGAACACTGCTGACTGAAGGTTAAGCATCTGATTGTAATTTGTTCTCTGGCAGGTTTAGACAAGGATCTGGTGGTTGTTCCCTGACAAATGGAGAACTATTTCCAAGCAGAGGCATATAACCTCGATAAGGTTTTAGATGAATTTGAGCAAAACGAAGGTGAGTCATTTTGAAGAGGGTTGTAGATGCACATCAGATCTCTTCTCCAGAGGACAGTATAGAAGAGGGGGAGATGTGTGATACCCTTTGAGGGTTTGAGTTGCAAATTAATCTCAGAATTTACAAAAAACTTCTTTTAATTTTGCATGGAATGTCTTCAGCATTTCTTAGTAGCATTCTCTTCTGCTTCCATTCATCTTGTTTACCTTTGtaaaatttcttcctcttttaatGGCAAATGTGccatacatttttaaagaaaggttTTGTGAAGCTTAATCTCAGTAACAATATTGAaatcatttattttaaacaaatcagGCAAAACTTATTTTAAGCTTCTTttgcagaaatgttttattaGGTCACATAAATCATATGATGAAGGTTATCATGTTCAAAGCACTAAATTTTTTGCTTAGTCTAATTGGTCATTCTTTGCTGTCAAGTAAGTtgaaatgttcatttttatGGGGGTGAGAATCTTTCCAGGCACTTCTAGCTGTCTAAAATATATTAATCAATgttttaaagctgcttttgcaAATTCAATCTGATACTAATTGGGGTAGCTCTAAACTTCTTGAGTTCCAGTGACGTTATGGAATTACACTACTAATGGTTGGCCAAGGATGTTGGTTATGACAGGTGAGCTTCATTTTTGTGCCCACATTTGAACACTTCTGCATTTCTATTTGGGACATTCTAATGCAGCAGGATTAATAGAAGCTGTAGCTTTAATAAGGCAGTAAGTTTTGTTGTTTAAACCCTTTTTCAGATGCCGCTGTTTCACCTACTCTGCTGGGTGCAAAGTGGAATCAGATTCTAGATCCGCCTTCTCGTCGCCTGTCATTCAACTCGGCCGTGGCCAACGTGAATGAAGCTCCAACTCCTAATGAGTGTCAGCAAAGATTAAAGTCTTTCTCCTTGTCCCACTCAGTGACTACACCAACAGGAGGAGGGGATCGCTGTGCTAATGGAAAGGATTTTAGCATAAGCCCAGAGACCCCAGTCATGTGGATTGATgatcaggcagcagcagatgatCAGCTGGTTAAAAGAAATAGTAATCGGGATGATCAGTGTAACTCTATGgaagcaggagaaaagaaatgtgGAAATACAGCTTGCTTGccagaggagaaaaatgtgcTAGTGGTGGCAGTCATGCACAACTGTGACAGAGGAACTCTACAAAGTGGTGATGTGGTGGATTGTACAAATTACAACAGTCAGTCCCTAATGGACTCTATTAGCTTTACACTGGATAATGAAAACCGACAGAGTGACCAGCTCAGTGTTACTGTAAATGGATCCACAGAAAAGGATACTGATACAGAAAAGCAGGTAAACAGGCTGTGCACTGAAGATGACTCTGTAAGTCATTTGATTAACGCTTCGTCTGAAAGCCTGACTGCTGCATGCCCCTCCTCTCGATTGAAGGAGGATTTTAATATGAATAAAGATTTGCTGTTTTCAGAAGCTGCAACTGCAGGGATCAATGCAGTGACTCTCTTACAGAGACCAGTTGATGGTACTGctaaaatgcaagaaaattgTGTATCAGTTGAAAATTTCACTAGTAAAGCCATTCCTCAGAGAACAGATCTACAAGCTAAAAACTCTTCTGGTTCCAGTAGTGGAAGCTTAATTGTAGAACAGGAAACAACCCAGCAGTTGCACTCTAGGCTATCTGGGCTCACTGAGACCTGTCAACCTAACGTGGCTGGAAGTGGCAATTACAAGGAATGTGTTGCAGAGGATGTTAGTGCCACCAAAGGTGAAGTCATTGAATGTGATAAAAATCTCGGCACAACGGAATTGCACAACATGGCAGAATGTTACCCTGAATCTCAGGAGATGACTAATTGGGAGCTGACAAAGTTGAATGAGATGAATAGTAAGCAAACTCTAGGAGAGAATGAAAGACTTTTGCAGACCAAACAGCCTGATGATGCATGTGGGAATAGAAGAGAAGATGAAGATGGGGTATTGGAGGCAGGCATAGACTTAAAAGGGTCTGGTACAGATGAGCTTGGAGGGTCCAGTCTCTCTGATGTGATGGCTACATCAGCAGCAAGCTCTCTGTCTAATGGTTGTGATTCCTATGGAATGCAGAACCCAGTTGTTGCTCATGTTCCAAAGACTTTACCCTCCAAGGAAGACTCGGTgacagaggaaaaggagattGAGGAGAGCAAGTCAGAATGTTACACTAATATTTATGAACAGAGAGGAAATGAGGCCACAGAAGGGAGTGGTCTTATTTTAAACAGCACTGGTGAtcacataaagaaaaattatttgcataATCTTTGTAGTCAGGTTTCATCCATGCAAGGGCAGACTTCACCAAAACCAGTGACTAACCTGCAATATAGTGTTCCTTTTGGTGGTGCAAGACCTAAGCAACCCACAAATCTGAAACTGCAGATTCCGAAGCCATTATCGGACCACTTACAAAATGATGTTATTCCCCCAAATTGTGGAGGTAAtagtaaaaacaaaaatgtctttGGTAAGACACAGTTAGGGGATACAGCAGACACGTTTCCTGGTGAAACATCTTCAAATGCCTCTGGTACTGGCTCTAATGGGGAACATTTGGACGAGTATGAATCTGGAGTCTCTAATAGTTCGTGCCTTGCAGTAGCCCCAGATAGTCCAGATAATGATCTCAGAGCTGGTCAGTTTGGAGCTCCAGCCAGAAAGCCTTTTACAACTTTGGGTGAGGTGGCTCCTGTGTGGGTTCCAGACTCTCAAGCACCAAACTGTATGAAATGTGAGGCCAGATTTACATTCACCAAAAGAAGGCACCATTGCAGAGCCTGTGGGAAGGTAAGTTCATATTTTGTGAATAAGCTCAAAGTACCCTTTTTTCCCTGGTACTGCACAACATCACATCAGAGGGCTTGCTAAGCTACTGGATATAGTTACCTGTGACACCTCTTCCTAAAAAGCTGTGTCTGAGTGAagcaaaaatgggaatttctgagCTCTGATCTATTTAGGGTGCCAATAAAGAGTAACTCATTGTTATTATTCTAAACGAGCAGTTGTATTTCTTGGTTGCAGTGATCATCATCCTTGGGTTTATGTCAGAACTTTTATAAAATGACCAAGTGCAGGAAACTGCTTTACAGAAATTACTGCATCAATAATCCCattaaaattactgaaataaaCTTGTGTGTTGGGAGTGGGCTGTTGGATTGCTGGCATTCCTGCTGGTTTACATGGCTGATGAACTCAGTTCTTCTCTGTCTTCTCTACTATTCTCATATTgcttacattattttaaatagtaTTAACATGTTTCTAAACATACATTTgctcttggggaaaaaaaagtacttaACTGTAACCTGGTGTATGTCCACATAGTGAGAAATGTCATAATGAAG
Coding sequences within:
- the ZFYVE9 gene encoding zinc finger FYVE domain-containing protein 9 isoform X1, which encodes MENYFQAEAYNLDKVLDEFEQNEDAAVSPTLLGAKWNQILDPPSRRLSFNSAVANVNEAPTPNECQQRLKSFSLSHSVTTPTGGGDRCANGKDFSISPETPVMWIDDQAAADDQLVKRNSNRDDQCNSMEAGEKKCGNTACLPEEKNVLVVAVMHNCDRGTLQSGDVVDCTNYNSQSLMDSISFTLDNENRQSDQLSVTVNGSTEKDTDTEKQVNRLCTEDDSVSHLINASSESLTAACPSSRLKEDFNMNKDLLFSEAATAGINAVTLLQRPVDGTAKMQENCVSVENFTSKAIPQRTDLQAKNSSGSSSGSLIVEQETTQQLHSRLSGLTETCQPNVAGSGNYKECVAEDVSATKGEVIECDKNLGTTELHNMAECYPESQEMTNWELTKLNEMNSKQTLGENERLLQTKQPDDACGNRREDEDGVLEAGIDLKGSGTDELGGSSLSDVMATSAASSLSNGCDSYGMQNPVVAHVPKTLPSKEDSVTEEKEIEESKSECYTNIYEQRGNEATEGSGLILNSTGDHIKKNYLHNLCSQVSSMQGQTSPKPVTNLQYSVPFGGARPKQPTNLKLQIPKPLSDHLQNDVIPPNCGGNSKNKNVFGKTQLGDTADTFPGETSSNASGTGSNGEHLDEYESGVSNSSCLAVAPDSPDNDLRAGQFGAPARKPFTTLGEVAPVWVPDSQAPNCMKCEARFTFTKRRHHCRACGKVFCAACCSLKCKLLYMDRKEARVCVICHSVLMNAQAWENMMSASSQSPNPNNPAEYCSTIPPLQQAQASGALSSPPPTVMVPVGVLKHPGAEVAQPREQRRVWFADGILPNGEVADSAKLTVAGTTSTGTLAVSHDPPKPMANNTSSAETDNGSVFSGNITQVGSPVGSAMNLIPEDGLPPILISTGVKGDYAVEERPSQISVMQQLEDGGPDPLVFVLNANLLSMVKIVNYVNRKCWCFTTKGMHAVGQSEIVILLQCLPDEKCLPKDIFNHFVQLYRDALAGNIVGNLGHSFFSQSFLGSKEHGGFLYVAATYQSLQDLVLPTPPYLFGILIQKWETPWAKVFPIRLMLRLGAEYRLYPCPLFSVRFRKPLFGETGHTIMNLLADFRNYQYTLPVVQGLVVDMEVRKTSIKIPSNRYNEMMKAMNKSNEHVLAGGACFNEKADSHLVCVQNDDGNYQTQAISIHNQPRKVTGASFFVFSGALKSSSGFLAKSSIVEDGVMVQITAENMDSLRQALREMKDFTITCGKVDAEDPQEHVHIQWVEDDKNFNKGVVSPIDGKSMESITSVKIFHGSEYKANGKVIRWTEVFFLENDEQHNGLSDPADHSRLTENVAKAFCLALCPHLKLLKEDGMTKLGLRVTLDSDQVGYQAGSNGQPLPSQYMNDLDSALVPVIHGGACQLSEGPVIMELIFYILENIS